Genomic DNA from Pseudomonadota bacterium:
TTGATCGTCACGAATTTTTTTACATTTTGAACAGATGGGAATAATATTCCGGAGAGTCTTGATTTCAGCCAGAGCCTTGCGAAGTTCGGTAATGAGTTTTTCTCTTTCTTTTTCCGCCTTCTTGCGGGACTTTATTTCCAGTTTTAGATTTTTATTGGATTTTTCAAGCTCCCGGGTGCGCTCCTTGACCTTCTGATCGAGTTTGAAATGGATATCAAAATATTTTTTTGCGGCGTCTCCGGTTTCGTTTCTGGTGAGCCGCAGTTCGTTATTGAGATGCCTGACGTCGGTTTCAAGCTCCCGGATTCTCTCCTGTAAATCCTCAAGATGTTTGCTGCCGCTCATTTAATAAACCCTCCCTTGTCTTCCATTTTTTCAAGATCTTCAAGGAGAACAGCAAGCAGAGCTTTGATTGAAAACGTCGTAAGTTTCAGACTTTTGGCGATTTCGGCAAATTTTTTAGAGTCATTAACCCCGGCGTCACAGAAACCCAGATTGTTTTTTAAAACGAGAAAGTCCGCAACATACAAAGTACTTGCCAGTCTCACATGTTCCTGCTCAGCCTTATCCGGGTTGTGGTGACAACCGATGGCGGTAACCAGTTCAAGGGGGAAATTCCAGTGATCGGCAAGGGTTTTTCCTAACTGTGCGTGGTCAAAACCGAGAATATCTTTCTCCGCTTTGGTGATGTTGTTGCCGCTTTCATGGTAGGCTTTGAGAATTTTTTTAAATTGGTCGTGGCGGAATTGCTCTTCAACAATGATGCCAATATCGTGAAGCAGGCCGGCGGCATAGGCATTATTGCCCTTTTCGCCGTATTCCCTGCGATAAATAATTTTTGAAAGCAGGGCTACGGCAAGACTGTGTCTCCATAATGCTTCCAGAGAAAAACCATAGGATTCCGTACCGTTTTTGAAAATTTCACTGAATTTCTGGGTGAGGACGATTTCCTGCAGGGCATCAAACCCAATCCAGATGATGGCCTGGTCAATATCACTTATCGTCCGGTGCGAGGCATAATACGGAGAGTTTGCCACCCGCAGGACTTTAGCTGCCAGGGGAGGGTCGATCTCTATGAGTTCCTTGAGGTCGTTGGGGCTTGAATCAGGACTGTTTATAATCCCAAGAATTCCGGTAACAATGCTTTTGATGGATGTCAGTGTCGAACCGCTGGTTTCAATCTGGTCTATCAATTTTGCTATCTGTTTGATAATTCCATCTTCGGGTACTTGATTCTCCATCTTTCACCTTTTTATAATACCAGCGGTTCAGGTTAACGAATCTCCAACGGCATTCAGCGGTTTTTAATGCGGCATGGTAATTTTAAGTATACGGATGCTTGTGTCAGGTGTCAAAAGGAAAAATGGAAATAACTGGTATTATTGATCATAACAAATTAAGTACATTCTCTTTGGCTGGACGACCTGGATTATTAAAGATCTCCCTGGGTTTTCCTGCGGCTGAAGCTTCAATGATTCAGTTGATTTTGTATTTTATTTTGGCTTTTCAATCATCCGGCATTACTGTATATAGGGTTACCTGTTCCGGAAGTGAAAATTTTCTATAATTATAAAAATCAAAGACCCGGATATCTCTTTCCGTAATTTTTTCAGTTGAGCTTTATTTCAGGAGGTTTATTTAAATGTCAGAAGCATGTGATAAAAAGAGCTGTCCCAGCAGTAAAGGCAAAGGCGGCACCTGTGGTTCGCCTGATGCGAAAATTGCCATGCAGAATATGATCATAAAATCATCACTGGATAAAATCAAAAACAAGATACTCGTAATGAGCGGCAAGGGCGGAGTGGGGAAGAGCACGGTTTCCACCAATCTTGCCCTGGGGCTTGCCAACAGGGGATATAAGGTCGGTCTTATTGATGTTGATCTCCATGGCCCGGATATCTGCCGGATGCTTAATTTGACTCAGAGTCTGAGCGATGTAGAGGTAAAGGGCGGGCTTATTCCGCCCATGAAATATAATGATAATTTGAGTGTTATTTCGTTGGAGTACATGATGGCAGACCGGGATGATCCGATTATCTGGCGCGGACCCTTGAAGATCCAGGCCATCCGTCAGTTCATTTCGGATATTGACTGGGGTGAGCTCGATTATCTGGTTGTTGATGCGCCTCCGGGAACCGGAGATGAACCCCTGACGGTTTCGAGTACCATAAAAGATGCCTATGCACTGATTGTTACGACTCCCCAGGAAGTGGCACTGGCCGATGTCCGAAAATCCATTAATTTCTGTAAACATGTAAAAATGCAGATTGTCGGCCTTGTGGAGAACATGAGCGGTTTTGTCTGCCCCCATTGCCGCGAAACGGTTGAGATTTTCAAATCGGGTGGCGGTGAGAGA
This window encodes:
- a CDS encoding HDOD domain-containing protein; the protein is MENQVPEDGIIKQIAKLIDQIETSGSTLTSIKSIVTGILGIINSPDSSPNDLKELIEIDPPLAAKVLRVANSPYYASHRTISDIDQAIIWIGFDALQEIVLTQKFSEIFKNGTESYGFSLEALWRHSLAVALLSKIIYRREYGEKGNNAYAAGLLHDIGIIVEEQFRHDQFKKILKAYHESGNNITKAEKDILGFDHAQLGKTLADHWNFPLELVTAIGCHHNPDKAEQEHVRLASTLYVADFLVLKNNLGFCDAGVNDSKKFAEIAKSLKLTTFSIKALLAVLLEDLEKMEDKGGFIK
- a CDS encoding Mrp/NBP35 family ATP-binding protein, whose amino-acid sequence is MSEACDKKSCPSSKGKGGTCGSPDAKIAMQNMIIKSSLDKIKNKILVMSGKGGVGKSTVSTNLALGLANRGYKVGLIDVDLHGPDICRMLNLTQSLSDVEVKGGLIPPMKYNDNLSVISLEYMMADRDDPIIWRGPLKIQAIRQFISDIDWGELDYLVVDAPPGTGDEPLTVSSTIKDAYALIVTTPQEVALADVRKSINFCKHVKMQIVGLVENMSGFVCPHCRETVEIFKSGGGERTAREFSIPFLGKIPMDPLVVIGGDDGKPYLSSQAESPAIKAFSHLVEKVVESMPVKIDKAVGCNCGDICRC